One Setaria italica strain Yugu1 chromosome II, Setaria_italica_v2.0, whole genome shotgun sequence DNA segment encodes these proteins:
- the LOC101761282 gene encoding uncharacterized protein At4g14100: MLPPPPPPPPPLMLLPLLLAASSFAAANAKATPPSATAAAGARAGSPAPVPTPWPEQFHAVIFTNLTESGGRLQLIDIYYDWPKGRNLNLIHNQLSGDPTYNVEWANGTSYLFDAASCWTFHFAVGLLPPDWMKARGAAYLGRGRLDGFDCHVWSNFLFARYYEDAATGRPVGWNFNGRCSTNYDLQIPVLN; this comes from the coding sequence atgttgccgccgccgccgccgccgccgccgccccttatGCTTCTCCCGCTCCTCCTTGCCGCCAGCTCCTTCGCCGCGGCCAATGCCAAGGCTACACCCCCGTCTGCCACCGCGGCGGCAggcgcccgcgccggctcccCTGCCCCGGTTCCGACGCCGTGGCCGGAGCAGTTCCACGCGGTGATTTTCACGAACCTCAccgagagcggcggccggcTGCAGCTGATAGACATCTACTACGACTGGCCCAAGGGCCGCAACCTCAACCTCATCCACAACCAGCTCTCCGGCGACCCGACCTACAACGTCGAGTGGGCCAACGGCACCTCCTACCTCTTCGACGCCGCGTCCTGCTGGACCTTCCACTTCGCCGTGGGCCTCCTGCCGCCCGACTGGATGAAGGCCCGCGGCGCCGCCTACCtgggccgcggccgcctcgaCGGCTTCGACTGCCACGTCTGGTCCAACTTCCTCTTCGCACGCTACTACGaggacgccgccaccggccgccccgtcggatGGAACTTCAACGGTCGGTGTTCAACTAATTACGACCTGCAAATCCCCGTCTTGAATTAG